A stretch of the Harpia harpyja isolate bHarHar1 chromosome 5, bHarHar1 primary haplotype, whole genome shotgun sequence genome encodes the following:
- the SDCBP gene encoding syntenin-1, with translation MSLYPSLEDLKVDKVIQAQTAFSSNPANPAILSEASAPIPHDGGLYPRLYPELSQYMGLSLNDEEVQRNLPVAAAAQPQGQLVTRPSANYMVAPVTGNDIGIRRAEIKQGIREAILCKDQDGKIGLRLKSVDNGIFVQLVQANSPASLAGLRFGDQVLQINGENCAGWSSDKAHKVLKQASGERISMIIRDRPFERIITMHKDSTGHVGFIFKNGKITSIVKDSSAARNGLLTEHNICEINGQNVIGLKDPQIADILATAGNVVTITVMPSSIYEYIIKRMATSIMKSLMDHSVPEV, from the exons ATGTCTCTCTATCCTTCCCTGGAAGATCTGAAGGTGGACAAAGTTATTCAG gCTCAGACTGCCTTTTCTTCAAATCCAGCTAATCCAGCAATCTTGTCTGAAGCTTCTGCTCCTATTCCTCATGATGGAG GCTTATACCCCAGATTGTATCCAGAACTTTCTCAGTATATGGGCCTGAGCCTAAATGATGAAGAGGTGCAGAGAAACTTACCAGTGGCAGCAGCTGCGCAGCCACAGGGT cAACTGGTCACGCGACCGTCTGCTAATTACATGGTAGCTCCAGTGACTGGAAATGATATTGGAATTCGCAGAGCAGAAATTAAGCAAGGCATCCGCGAAGCAATTTTATGTAAAGATCAAGATGGCAAAATTGGACTTCGCCTTAAGTCTGTTGACAAT GGTATATTTGTCCAGTTAGTTCAGGCAAACTCTCCAGCATCCCTTGCTGGTCTGCGGTTTGGGGACCAAGTTCTGCAGATCAATGGTGAAAACTGTGCAGGATGGAGTTCTGATAAAGCGCATAAAGTTCTGAAACAGGCTTCTGGAGAAAGGATTTCAATGATCATTCGGGACAG gcCTTTTGAACGAATTATTACTATGCACAAGGACAGCACAGGTCATGTTGGTTTCATAttcaagaatggaaaaataaCCTCAATAGTGAAAGACAGTTCTGCTGCGAGAAATGGACTTCTTACAGAGCACAACATCTGTGAAATTAATGGCCAGAATGTAATTGGATTGAAG GACCCCCAGATTGCAGACATCTTGGCAACAGCTGGAAATGTAGTGACCATTACTGTCATGCCTTCCAGTATTTATGAGTATATAATAAAGAG gATGGCAACTAGCATTATGAAAAGCCTGATGGATCACTCTGTTCCTGAAGTCTAA
- the NSMAF gene encoding protein FAN isoform X4, giving the protein MSNIKFTKNSTLKMFSKESKTIQRSVSFSNMALSSCLILPGDTTVISSSWDNHIYFYSVAFGRQQDILMGHDDAVSKICWHDGRLYSASWDSTVKVWHCVPGETLSNKKHHFELLAELEHDVSVNTIDLNAANTILASGTKEGTISLWDVPTATVLHQLPCHSGTVFDAAFSPDSRHLLSAGEDCCFKVIDVQTGMLISSVTTDEPQRCFKWDGNTILSGSQSGELLIWDLLGGKIIERIKGHTGAVMSMWINEQCNSVITGGEDKQIMFWKLQY; this is encoded by the exons ATGAGCAATATAAAATTCACAAAGA ATTCAACTTTGAAGATGTTTTCCAAAGAATCAAAAACAATCCAGAGAAGTGTGTCCTTTTCAAACATG gctTTGTCATCTTGTCTAATCTTACCAGGAGATACCACTGTCATAAGTTCTTCATGGGACAATCATAT atatttttattcagttgCATTTGGAAGACAGCAAGACATCTTAATGGGACATGATGATGCAGTCAGTAAGATCTGTTGGCATGATGGGCGTTTATATTCTGCATCTTGGGATTCTACTGTGAAG GTGTGGCACTGTGTTCCCGGAGAGACCTTGAGCAATAAAAAACACCACTTTGAACTGCTTGCAGAGTTAGAACACGATGTTAGT GTAAATACAATCGACCTTAATGCTGCAAATACTATACTAGCATCTGGAACCAAAGAGGGCACCATTAGTCTTTGGGATGTTCCTACAGCAACAGTGTTGCACCAGTTGCCATGTCATTCTGGGACTGTGTTTGATGCTGCTTTTAGTCCTG aCAGCAGACATCTACTCAGTGCAGGAGAGGACTGTTGCTTTAAAGTAATAGATGTACAAACTGGAATGCTTATATCTTCTGTAACCACTGATGAGCCACAGAG GTGCTTCAAATGGGATGGAAATACCATCTTATCAGGAAGCCAATCTGGTGAATTACTGATTTGGGACCTTCTTGGAGGAAAAATTATTGAAAGAATCAAAGGACATACAG gtgctGTAATGTCCATGTGGATCAATGAACAGTGCAACAGTGTTATTACAGGAGGGGAAGACAAACAAATCATGTTCTGGAAACTGCAATACTGA
- the NSMAF gene encoding protein FAN isoform X5, whose protein sequence is MFSKESKTIQRSVSFSNMALSSCLILPGDTTVISSSWDNHIYFYSVAFGRQQDILMGHDDAVSKICWHDGRLYSASWDSTVKVWHCVPGETLSNKKHHFELLAELEHDVSVNTIDLNAANTILASGTKEGTISLWDVPTATVLHQLPCHSGTVFDAAFSPDSRHLLSAGEDCCFKVIDVQTGMLISSVTTDEPQRCFKWDGNTILSGSQSGELLIWDLLGGKIIERIKGHTGAVMSMWINEQCNSVITGGEDKQIMFWKLQY, encoded by the exons ATGTTTTCCAAAGAATCAAAAACAATCCAGAGAAGTGTGTCCTTTTCAAACATG gctTTGTCATCTTGTCTAATCTTACCAGGAGATACCACTGTCATAAGTTCTTCATGGGACAATCATAT atatttttattcagttgCATTTGGAAGACAGCAAGACATCTTAATGGGACATGATGATGCAGTCAGTAAGATCTGTTGGCATGATGGGCGTTTATATTCTGCATCTTGGGATTCTACTGTGAAG GTGTGGCACTGTGTTCCCGGAGAGACCTTGAGCAATAAAAAACACCACTTTGAACTGCTTGCAGAGTTAGAACACGATGTTAGT GTAAATACAATCGACCTTAATGCTGCAAATACTATACTAGCATCTGGAACCAAAGAGGGCACCATTAGTCTTTGGGATGTTCCTACAGCAACAGTGTTGCACCAGTTGCCATGTCATTCTGGGACTGTGTTTGATGCTGCTTTTAGTCCTG aCAGCAGACATCTACTCAGTGCAGGAGAGGACTGTTGCTTTAAAGTAATAGATGTACAAACTGGAATGCTTATATCTTCTGTAACCACTGATGAGCCACAGAG GTGCTTCAAATGGGATGGAAATACCATCTTATCAGGAAGCCAATCTGGTGAATTACTGATTTGGGACCTTCTTGGAGGAAAAATTATTGAAAGAATCAAAGGACATACAG gtgctGTAATGTCCATGTGGATCAATGAACAGTGCAACAGTGTTATTACAGGAGGGGAAGACAAACAAATCATGTTCTGGAAACTGCAATACTGA